In the Alistipes provencensis genome, CCCCCAGCGTGTAGCTGAAGCCGTTGTCCTGAATCTCGTTCCGCAGGCGGCAGCACGACGACAGCGAATCGGCGTTGTCGCTGATATAGGTGAAGAACGAGTGGCCCGCGGCGTACATTTCGGCCGTGATGTCGCCCCACTCCCTGTCCATCACGTCGCCGTCCTTGGTGAGCAGCGCCATCGTCTCCACGGGGAAGGTCAGCACGGTTTTCGTCCGCTCCTTGTTGAACCACGTCATGAAGCGCTTCTGCAACCACGACAGCGAATCCCAGTGGGGCTTCGAACCGTCCGGGAAGAGGAATTCCCCGAAGAGCGACTCGAAATAGTAGCGGTCGTAGTAGGCGACGTTCCAGAACACGGCCTGAAAGTTGCGCGCACCGGTCGGCTGGTTGATCGAGTAGACGATCTGCTCGAAGCAGTCGGTAATCATCTTGTCGATCGTGCGGTGCTTGTTCGAGAGGTCGACGACCTTGTCGGCGTGCTTGTAGTAATCCTCGCCGTACTCCTGCTCGATGAAGTAGTTCATGTACATCAGGAACTCCGGCGTGGCGCAGGCCCCCGAGAGCATCGACGACACGATGAAGACCATGTTGACGAACCCGCCGCAGAACGATTTGAGGTTCGTCGGGCGCGTCGAGTTGCCGCCGACCGACAGCGTGCCGTTCAGCAGCCACGGATACATCGTGATCGAGGCGCAGTAGTTGGCCATCGAAGTCTCGTCGTTCTTGTAGATGAAGTGGTCTTTCAGCAGACGCAGGTACTTGTCCGCCAGCTCCTTGCCGTACATCTCCTTAATCCGGTCGGTCAGCAGGCGGCGGTTCAGGCGGATGAAGTTCTGTTTGGGCAGCTCGCCGATCAGCGTGGCGATGTTCTTGTTCTCGACGTTGGCGTTGGCGTCGTACTTCGAACCCGTGGCGGGGTTCTTGGCGTCGCAGTAGTTGATGAGGAATTCGAGTTTTTCGCGGTCCTCGCGGTCTTCGGTGTGTTTCTGGCGGTAGAGCATGTAGCTCTTGGCCACGGCGAAATAACGCTCGGCCATCAGGGCCACCTCCACTTGATTCTGAATCTCCTCGACCGACATGCCGTCGGCCACATGCACGCGGCTCAGTACCGACGTGAGGTCGTCGTCCGTGGCGTAGCCGCCGACCGAAAGGAACGCCTTGCTGATGGCGCGTTTGATCTTCTCGACCGAGAAGGGCGCACGTTTGCCGTCGCGCTTGATGATGTAAAGTTCTGAAATACCCATATTCTTCTGAAATCTGTTATGTGTTCTGCATGTATGCGGAAAAGTGTCCCGGTCCTCTCCGCGCGTTGCGGACAGGCCCGTTCGGTCTCCCTCGATGTTGCTTTGTAATAATCTTGTTCGGGTATCGCCCTATATCCCGAAGGCTGGTACCTATCCCGGCAAGGCAGGTCTTCTGACTCGCTCCGCCCGCACGCCTTCCCGTCCTCGCGGACAGTGGCCCTAAGAGAGTGCGGACCTTTACGGAGCTTACAGCTACGGGAATAGTCCCTGATTTTCACAGGAGTTCCCTTTTGATCCCATGCCGGCTGCGGCCGGCGGAGAACCTTGCACGGAAACAAATGTAGACATAGTTCCCCGACGGGCAAACGGGCCCCTCTTTTTTTCTTCAACAAATTGTGAACAAAAAACGCGGACCTGCGCCGCAGCCGCTTCCGGACGGGATTCGGAGCATTCCCGGCCGACGGCTTCCGCCGAAAACGAAAACCGCCCGCAGACCTTGCGATCCGCGGGCGGTTCCGTTGTCCGGACTCCCCTATCGGTAAATCTCGTTCAGCAGGCGCGCCAGACGGTGGCCGCCGCGCAGGAACTGCTTCTCGATGACGGGCGTGTATTTGAAAATGTAGTCGTATTCGATCTTCGTGCCCTCGGGACTCGACGCATAGATCTCCTTGCAGATGTCGTGCGTCTCCTTCACCCAGTCGGCGGGCTCTCCGGCCGTGATTTCGACGATCTCCTCGTCGCTCAGCCGGTCGATCTGCTCTTTCCACTCGGTGTAGCTCCAGTTGCGCACGGCTTCGGGCAGGTTCGTGTCCCAGACCGAATGCAGGTTGGTCTCGCGGTCGAAGAACCGCACCGGGCGCAGGTTGCCGCCCAAATCGCTCAGGCGTCCCAGATGCATCGGGCAGTGCATGTCTCCCACTAAGTGAACCAGCATCTTGAGGTTCAGCGTCTCCTCGTCGGGAGTGAGTTTCCCCGATTTGAGCTTTTCGGTGATTTTGGTTACCGCCTTCAGCACGTCGCCCTTGGGATTCTTGGGCATGGTCTCGATCGTCTTGCCCTCGTCCACATTGAGGTAGTGCCATGTTTTCGAATAGGCATACTCGGGCCAGTAGCTGGCGAAGTCGAGCCAATTCGCGAAATAGACGGGTGAATAGCCTCCCAGCGCTTTATGGACCTTTTCGGCCGCTTCGGGCGTCAGGTGGCATTCGGCGATGTAGGCCGTTACGTCGTGCCCTTTCTGTCCCCACGCGAACGCACCGCGGGCGAAGAGGAGACACAAGCCTACGAGCAGGTAGTTTTTCATGGATATGACGGGTTTGCAGTTTGTGCGTTACTCCATTATCAGTGGTTCATCGTGGCGAGGAACTCCTCGTTGGAATCCGTCAGGCTCATCTGCTTTTGCAGGAACTCCATAGCCTCCACGGGGGTCATGTCCGAGAGGTATTTGCGCAGCACCCATGTACGGTTCATCACGTCGCGCGGCAGCAGCAGGTCTTCGCGGCGGGTTCCCGAGGCGATGACATCCACGGCCGGATAGACGCGCTTGTTGGCCAGCTTGCGGTCGAGCTGCAATTCCATGTTGCCCGTACCCTTGAACTCCTCGAAGATCACTTCGTCCATCTTCGAACCGGTGTCGATCAGCGCCGTGGCGATGATCGTCAGCGAACCCTTCTCCTCCGTGTTGCGGGCCGCGCCGAAGAAACGCTTGGGCTTGTGCAGGGCGTTGGCGTCGACACCTCCCGAGAGCACCTTGCCCGAGGCGGGCTGCACCGAGTTGTAGGCGCGTGCCAGACGGGTGATCGAGTCGAGGAAGATCACTACGTCGTGACCGCTCTCGACCATGCGCTTGGCCTTGTCGAGCACCATCTCGGCCACTTTCACATGGCGCGAAGCCTGCTCGTCGAACGTCGAGGCCACGACCTCGGCCTTCACGTTGCGGGCCATTTCGGTCACCTCCTCGGGGCGCTCGTCGATCAGCAGGACGATCATGTAAACTTCGGGATGGTTGTCGGCAATGGCGTTGGCGATCGACTGCAGAAGCATCGTCTTACCCGTTTTGGGCTGCGCCACGATCAGTGCGCGCTGGCCTTTGCCGATGGGCGAGAAGAGGTCCACGACACGGGTGGACATGTTGTTGTGGCCGTTGCCCGTCAGACAGAATTTCTCGCTGGGGAACAGCGGCGTCATGTATTCGAACTGGACGCGGTCGCGGATGTATTCGGGTTTGAGTCCGTTGATCTCGTTCACGCGCACCAGCGGGAAATATTTCTCGCCCTCCTTCGGGGGACGGATCGCGCCGTTGACCGTGTCGCCGGGCTTGAGGCCGAAGAGTTTGATCTGCGACGGGGAGACGTAGATGTCGTCGGGGGAATTGAGGTAGTTGTAGTCGGCCGAGCGGAGGAATCCGTAGCCGTCGGGCATGATCTCCAGTACGCCCTCGCCCTCGATCTCGCCGGCAAAGTCGTCTTTGGTGATGACCTCCTCGACGATGCGGGGAGCAGGTTCCTCCGCCGGAGTTTCGGCTGCCGGCTGGGGGGCCGCCTCCTGCACTTGCGCCTGTACTTGCACCTTGGGCTTGCGGCCGCGGCGTTTGGGCTCGCTGGCTGCGGGCTGTGCCTCCTGTACGGCCTGCGGCGCCTGTTCCTCGGCCGGGGCTGCCGCTTCGGACTCCTTTGCGGAGATTGTCTCCATCGGGAGTTCGGGTTCCGTTTCGACCTCGGGCAGCGGCGCCGGAGCGGCCGTTTCGGTCTTCGTCAGCCGCGGACGGCGTCCGCGTGGGGCTTTCTCCCGAACCGCTGCGCGGGGAGCCTCCTCTTCCTTCTTCTCCTGTTTCGGTTCTGCGGGAGCGGCCTTCTCCGGGGGAGTGTTTCCGGCTATTTTCGCTATCAGTTCGCGCTTCTTGATTATGATGTTCTTGATGCCCAACGCCTTAGCGATTTCACGCAATTCGGCAAGGCTTTTTCCTTCCAGCGCTTTCAGATCCTGCATATTGTTGTGTTGTTCAATGTGATTTTCAAAAACCGGACGGTCGCCCGGTTCGTTCGAATTCGCTTGCAAAGATAGTGCATAATTTTGAAATTCAAAATAAAAAAGCGCATCCCGTCATACCCGGCGGGCGAAATTACCTATATGCGGGGTGAAACGCCCGTCGAAATACCTATTAATGGCGATTGTACGGGGGCGGATTTTGTACGACCTTTGCCTCAGAAACAATGAGAATCAGATTTCAGCCATTGCATTGTTTGTATTGTTAATGTTTGTGTGTGAAAAACCCTTCCGTCGCGACGGAAGGGTTTTTGGTTTCAGTTGGCCGTGCGGTATTCGTTGGGCGAACACCCCACCACCTTCTTGAACAGGCGCGTGAAGTGCTGCGGGTAGCGGAATCCCAGCGAATAGGCCACCTCGCTGATCGAACGTGTGGTGTCGAAAATGCGCTCCTTGGCGATGTCGATGACCTTCAGTTGGATGTATTCCTGAGCCGATTTTCCGGTCTCCTTCTTCACCAGATCGCCGAAATAGTTGGCCGAAAGGTGCAGTTGTTCGGCGCACCAGCGTACCGTCGGCACCCCCTCCTGCTCGGGCCGGTCTCCCTGAAAATAGTCCCCCAACAAGCGTTCGAATCCAGTCAGCACGTCGCGGTTGACGTCGACGCGCGTGATGAACTGCCGCTCGTAGAAGCGCGTGCAGTAGTTGAGCAGCAGCTCGATGTTCGAGACGATCAGCGTGCGGCTGTGGTTGTCGATCGAGTGGTTCAGCTCCGACTGGATGTTGTGCAGGCAGTCCACCACCACGTTGCGCTCCTGCTCCGAGAGGTGCAGGGCCTCGCTTACCTCGTAGGAGAAGAACGAGTAGCTGCCGATATTGCGCCCGAGCGACGTTCCGCGCAGCAGGTCGGGGTGGAACAGCAGGGCCCAGCCTTTGGGCTGGTAGGTCTGTCCGTTGCTCTCGTAGCCGATGACCTGCCCCGGGGCGAGGAACACGAGCGTTCCCTCCTGATAGTCGTAGTAATTGCGTCCGTAGCGCAGGTCGCCGCATTTTACCTCTTTGAGGAATACGGTGTAAAAGCCGTAGACCTGCCGTTCGAAGCGGGCGGGGCCGCATTTCGAAAAGTCGATGACGCTCACCAGCGGATGCAGCGTCTCGACGCCGCGCGATTCGTTGAATTGGAAGATGTTGTCGTATTTTACCGGGCTGTTCATATCCGTTCGTGTTGTTTGACACAAAGATAACACATTTTTCGGAGCCGGCTACAGCACTGCCGCCGAATCGGTAATTATGGTACGACGACCCGTAATCCGGGTAGGCCCGGCAGCCGTTCCGTGCCTTACTTTTGCAGTGTGGAAATCCCTAAATTTCGGATAACGATGAAAACAAAACTGATTTTAGCAACGATGGCAACGATTTTCGCATCGGGCGCCGGTGTGCAGGCGCAGCCCGCTCCCGCCAAAAAAGTGCTGGTGGCTTATTATTCCCACAGCGGCAATACCCGCGAGGTGGCCCGCCAGATCGCCGGAGCTTCGGGCGGCGAGCTCTTTGAGATCGTTCCCGCGACGCCCTACCCTTCGGACTACCAGTCGGTGGTCGATCAGGCGAAAAAAGAAATTAGCGCCGGGGTGCGTCCCGCGCTGAAAAGCCGGGTCGAAGATATGTCGCAGTACGATGTGATCTTCATCGGTTCGCCCTGCTGGTGGGCTACCGTGGCTCCTCCCGTGGCGACGTTCCTCACCTCTTATGACCTTGCCGGAAAGACCGTTGTGCCGTTCATGACCCATGAAGGCAGCCGCATGGGCCGCAGCGAAGCGGACATCCGCAAGCTCTGTCCCGAATCGCAGGTCCCCGACGGGCTTCCCGTCCGCGGCGGTGCGGCGGGCAGTTCGAAGGATACCGTCGAAAAATGGGTTAGGTCGCTCGGATTGGCCGAATGACGAAAAAAGGCTTCGATTGTCGAAGCCTTTTTTTATTTATCCGCAAATGTAGATGCAGCCATAGATAAGTCCGGCCGCGAGCGCTCCCGCGAGGGGCCCTGCGACGGGTACCCAACTGTAATCCCAGCCGCTCGGGCCTTTGTCCCGGATCGGCAGCACGGCATGCGCCAGCCGCGGCGGCAGGTCGCGGGCGGGGTTGATCGCATAGCCCGTCGTGCCGCCCAGCGACATGCCGATGGCCATGATGAGCATCGTCACCGGGAAACTCCCCAGACTGCCCATCCCGATTTCGGGCGTGTTTTGCTCGTTGCCGATCGCGAGGATGACGAATACCAGCAGGAACGTGCCGACCACCTCGCAGAAGAAATTGCGGGGCTTGTTCATGATCGCGGGCATCGTGCAGAAGACTCCCAGTTTCGTTTCGGGTTCGTCCGTGGCGTCGAAATGGTCCTTATAATAGAGGTAGACGAGCACGGCGCCGCAGAATCCGCCCAGCAGTTGTGCGGCGATGTATCCCGGGACATACGCCCACGGGAACGACCCCGCGACGGCCAGTCCGACCGAGACCGCGGGATTGAGGTGGGCGCCCGACCACGGTCCGGCGATCAGCACGCCGCACATTACGGCGAGTCCCCATGCCATCGTGATTACGACCCAGCCGCCGCCGTAACCCTTCGAACGTTTGAGGACGGTCGAGGCCACTACCCCGTCGCCCAGCAGTACGAGCACCAGCGTTCCGATGAACTCGAACAGGCATTTGGTAAACAATGTCGTCTCCATATCCGTCCCTGTTTAATCCGTTTTACCGCGCAGCACCCGCCGCACGGCGTCTTCCCAGCCGGTGATGGCCTTGTCGATCTGCGTGCGTTCCTCCGTGGGTTCGAAAATGTGCTCCGCCTGCCATTGCTCCTCGATCTCGGCGATGCTGCCCCAATACCCCACGGCAAGTCCGGCCAGATAGGCGGCTCCCAGCGCCGTGGTCTCCGTCACGCGGGGGCGGATGACCTTTTTGCCGAGCAGGTCCGACTGGAACTGCATCAGCAGGTTGTTGCGTGCCGCACCGCCGTCGACTTTCAGTTCCAGCAGCGTGATGCCTGCGTCGCGCTGCATGGCGCCCACGATGTCGAGTGTCTGGTAGGCAATGCCCTCCAGCGCCGCACGGGCGATGTGGGCCGCCGTCGTGCCGCGGCTGATGCCGCTGATGGCTCCCCGGGCGTATTGGTCCCAGTGCGGGGCCGCGAGCCCCGTCAGCGCGGGAACGAAATAGACGCCGTTGGTGTCGGGCACCGAGGCGGCCAGCGCCTCGACCTCCGACGAGGAGCGGATGATGCCGAGCCCGTCGCGGAGCCACTGCACCACCGAACCCCCGACGAAGATGCTCCCTTCGAGGGCGTAGTTGACTTTGTCGCCGATCTTCCACGCCACGGTCGTCAGCAGGTTGTTCTTCGAGGCGATGGGCTTCTCGCCGCTGTTCATCAGCAGGAAACAGCCCGTACCGTAGGTGTTTTTGACCGATCCCGGTTCGACGCACATCTGTCCGAACAGTGCCGCCTGCTGGTCGCCGGCGATACCCGCGATGGGGACCTTGTGGGCGAAAATCGTGGTTTTCGTCGCTCCGTAAACCTCGCTCGACGACTTCACCTCGGGCATCATCGACGCCGGGATGTCGAACAGTTTCAACAGCTCCTCGTCCCATTGCAGGGTGTGGATGTTGAACAGCATCGTGCGCGAGGCGTTGCTCACGTCCGTCACATGGACCTCGCCGCGCGTCAGCCGCCAGATCAGCCACGAATCGACCGTTCCGAACATCAGCTTGCCCTTCTCGGCGCGGGCCCGGGCCCCCGGGACGTTGTCCAGTATCCATTTGATCTTCGTGGCGCTGAAATAGGCGTCGATGATGAGGCCCGTCCGTTCGCGGATATATTCCGTCTGGCCCTCGGCTTTCAGGCGGTCGCAGTACTCCGAGGTGCGGCGGTCCTGCCAGACGATGGCGTTGTAGACCGGTTCTTCGGTCTCGCAGTCCCACACGATGGTGGTTTCGCGCTGGTTGGTGATGCCTATTGCGGCGATGTTCAGTCCGTTGATGTCGATGGCCGAGATCGCCTCGGCGATCACCGAAGCCTGCGACGACCAGATCTCGTGGGGATTGTGCTCCACCCACCCCGGTTTGGGAAAATACTGGGGAAACTCCCGCTGGGCCATCGAGCAGATCTGCCCTTTGCGGTCGAAGACGATCGCCCGCGAACTGCTCGTTCCCTGATCCAATGACAAAATGTACTGTTCCATATCTTTCGGTTTTTGTGATTGCCGCAAAATTCCTGCCCGGCGAACCCCGGCAGGCCATCGTTCACAAATCTACCAAAAAAATCCGTATTTCGAATCAAAACTGAAAAGTTTTTTTTCGAAACTTTGCGAAAAACGCCCGGAACGATCCTTGTCGCTCCGGGCGTTTACGGCCTGATTCGGATGGCTCTATTTCAACGTTTCGAGCTTGGCCTGTATGGCTGCTGCCTGCTTCTGCTTGCGTTGGTAAACCACTGCGGAATAGAGGCAGAAAATCATGGCAAGCAGCGATATCCAGCCGATCAGGCCGCCGCCGATGCTCAGGAACGTGAGGACAAATCCGATAATGATGTTGGTCATCGGATTTTTCTCGACCCGGAATCCGAGGAATGCCAAGGCCCCTGCGATAAGTGCGTAGACAATGCCTACGCTGAGCCAGAGCAGGTCTCCATGTGCGCCCAGAATGAGTCTCAACGCGCTGATGGCGGTCAGAACGGCTACGACGTACATGACGTACTTCGCTTTGCCGACCAACTCCAGCGAATCGTCCGCCTCGGTCTTCATTCCGACCAACTTCCGATACAGGAACTGGCGCTGTGTTTCCGTGTCTCCGGTAATAGGATAACCGCATTGGGGACAGGATGCGGCATTCTGAGCAACTTCATACTCGCAACAAGTACATTTCATAGGGGTAAGTTTTGGTGGTTGGTATTTTTAAGATGGTAAAATGCCCAGTTCTATCAATATTTCAATCAAAGCAAGAGCAGACAATACAATTCCGCCCCATAATGCACTTCGGTGATTGACCTTGCTCACTTCGTTATCCTCATCCTCATCATTTAAAGGGAATTTTACAGATAAGACGATGAGTCCAATACTCATTAATAACAAAACATACCACATAATGGATCTGCTTAATCGTATCTTAAACAAATCTAATGATAAATAATCGCAAATGCAACTATTTAAACGATTAAATACTGTATTTATTGTCGATTTGTTTTGTTGCTACCGTTGTTGCGGCAATCGGATTACCAAGGCAAAAGGGCTGCCTGCACACCGCAGACAGCCCTTTTTTCGACAGATCGTGCCGTTACAGCATCACCGACTGCAACTCGGTCAGCGCCAGCTCGTAATCCCGTTCGGCCGCCAGCGCTTCGTCGACCGTCGTGTAGTAGAGCCCCAGCTCGACGATGTAGTCCAGCAGCGAAATCTCCCCGGCGTCGAGCGCCCTGCGCAGCAACTGCGTGTTGTCCAGCTCGGCCAGCGCCTTGCGATACTCCCCGGCCGTGCGCTGCAGGCCGAGCGTGCGGTCGTACTGGTTGCGCA is a window encoding:
- the rho gene encoding transcription termination factor Rho gives rise to the protein MQDLKALEGKSLAELREIAKALGIKNIIIKKRELIAKIAGNTPPEKAAPAEPKQEKKEEEAPRAAVREKAPRGRRPRLTKTETAAPAPLPEVETEPELPMETISAKESEAAAPAEEQAPQAVQEAQPAASEPKRRGRKPKVQVQAQVQEAAPQPAAETPAEEPAPRIVEEVITKDDFAGEIEGEGVLEIMPDGYGFLRSADYNYLNSPDDIYVSPSQIKLFGLKPGDTVNGAIRPPKEGEKYFPLVRVNEINGLKPEYIRDRVQFEYMTPLFPSEKFCLTGNGHNNMSTRVVDLFSPIGKGQRALIVAQPKTGKTMLLQSIANAIADNHPEVYMIVLLIDERPEEVTEMARNVKAEVVASTFDEQASRHVKVAEMVLDKAKRMVESGHDVVIFLDSITRLARAYNSVQPASGKVLSGGVDANALHKPKRFFGAARNTEEKGSLTIIATALIDTGSKMDEVIFEEFKGTGNMELQLDRKLANKRVYPAVDVIASGTRREDLLLPRDVMNRTWVLRKYLSDMTPVEAMEFLQKQMSLTDSNEEFLATMNH
- a CDS encoding S1/P1 nuclease, with the protein product MKNYLLVGLCLLFARGAFAWGQKGHDVTAYIAECHLTPEAAEKVHKALGGYSPVYFANWLDFASYWPEYAYSKTWHYLNVDEGKTIETMPKNPKGDVLKAVTKITEKLKSGKLTPDEETLNLKMLVHLVGDMHCPMHLGRLSDLGGNLRPVRFFDRETNLHSVWDTNLPEAVRNWSYTEWKEQIDRLSDEEIVEITAGEPADWVKETHDICKEIYASSPEGTKIEYDYIFKYTPVIEKQFLRGGHRLARLLNEIYR
- a CDS encoding MIP/aquaporin family protein yields the protein METTLFTKCLFEFIGTLVLVLLGDGVVASTVLKRSKGYGGGWVVITMAWGLAVMCGVLIAGPWSGAHLNPAVSVGLAVAGSFPWAYVPGYIAAQLLGGFCGAVLVYLYYKDHFDATDEPETKLGVFCTMPAIMNKPRNFFCEVVGTFLLVFVILAIGNEQNTPEIGMGSLGSFPVTMLIMAIGMSLGGTTGYAINPARDLPPRLAHAVLPIRDKGPSGWDYSWVPVAGPLAGALAAGLIYGCIYICG
- the glpK gene encoding glycerol kinase GlpK gives rise to the protein MEQYILSLDQGTSSSRAIVFDRKGQICSMAQREFPQYFPKPGWVEHNPHEIWSSQASVIAEAISAIDINGLNIAAIGITNQRETTIVWDCETEEPVYNAIVWQDRRTSEYCDRLKAEGQTEYIRERTGLIIDAYFSATKIKWILDNVPGARARAEKGKLMFGTVDSWLIWRLTRGEVHVTDVSNASRTMLFNIHTLQWDEELLKLFDIPASMMPEVKSSSEVYGATKTTIFAHKVPIAGIAGDQQAALFGQMCVEPGSVKNTYGTGCFLLMNSGEKPIASKNNLLTTVAWKIGDKVNYALEGSIFVGGSVVQWLRDGLGIIRSSSEVEALAASVPDTNGVYFVPALTGLAAPHWDQYARGAISGISRGTTAAHIARAALEGIAYQTLDIVGAMQRDAGITLLELKVDGGAARNNLLMQFQSDLLGKKVIRPRVTETTALGAAYLAGLAVGYWGSIAEIEEQWQAEHIFEPTEERTQIDKAITGWEDAVRRVLRGKTD
- a CDS encoding flavodoxin, whose translation is MATIFASGAGVQAQPAPAKKVLVAYYSHSGNTREVARQIAGASGGELFEIVPATPYPSDYQSVVDQAKKEISAGVRPALKSRVEDMSQYDVIFIGSPCWWATVAPPVATFLTSYDLAGKTVVPFMTHEGSRMGRSEADIRKLCPESQVPDGLPVRGGAAGSSKDTVEKWVRSLGLAE
- the nrdD gene encoding anaerobic ribonucleoside-triphosphate reductase; protein product: MGISELYIIKRDGKRAPFSVEKIKRAISKAFLSVGGYATDDDLTSVLSRVHVADGMSVEEIQNQVEVALMAERYFAVAKSYMLYRQKHTEDREDREKLEFLINYCDAKNPATGSKYDANANVENKNIATLIGELPKQNFIRLNRRLLTDRIKEMYGKELADKYLRLLKDHFIYKNDETSMANYCASITMYPWLLNGTLSVGGNSTRPTNLKSFCGGFVNMVFIVSSMLSGACATPEFLMYMNYFIEQEYGEDYYKHADKVVDLSNKHRTIDKMITDCFEQIVYSINQPTGARNFQAVFWNVAYYDRYYFESLFGEFLFPDGSKPHWDSLSWLQKRFMTWFNKERTKTVLTFPVETMALLTKDGDVMDREWGDITAEMYAAGHSFFTYISDNADSLSSCCRLRNEIQDNGFSYTLGAGGVSTGSKSVLTINLNRCIQYAVKNGMHYLKYLEEVVDLVHKVQTAYNENLKDLQAKGMLPLFDAGYINLSRQYLTIGVNGLVEAAEFLGIPINDNDDYATFVQELLGLIERYNKKYRTKELMFNCEMIPAENVGVKHAKWDREDGYVVPRDCYNSYFYIVEDESLNVIDKFRLHGRRYIDHLTGGSALHMNLEDHLSQEQYRHLLRVAATEGCNYFTFNIPNTVCNKCGHIDKRYLKECPECHSDDLDYLTRVIGYMKRVSNFSAARQQEASRRFYAQAK
- a CDS encoding helix-turn-helix domain-containing protein, producing the protein MNSPVKYDNIFQFNESRGVETLHPLVSVIDFSKCGPARFERQVYGFYTVFLKEVKCGDLRYGRNYYDYQEGTLVFLAPGQVIGYESNGQTYQPKGWALLFHPDLLRGTSLGRNIGSYSFFSYEVSEALHLSEQERNVVVDCLHNIQSELNHSIDNHSRTLIVSNIELLLNYCTRFYERQFITRVDVNRDVLTGFERLLGDYFQGDRPEQEGVPTVRWCAEQLHLSANYFGDLVKKETGKSAQEYIQLKVIDIAKERIFDTTRSISEVAYSLGFRYPQHFTRLFKKVVGCSPNEYRTAN